The Oceanotoga teriensis genome contains the following window.
AAAAAAATATAATATAGCTAATACCTGTTGATATAGATGCACCAAGTGCTCCATATTTTGGAACCAGTAAATAATTTCCAAGTATATTTATACCTCCTGATACTCCAGTAACTATTATATTATAATATGTTTTTCTGCTAAAACTTATACCCATTTGAGTAGTTTCTGAAAGAGTATACATTATAGGGTAAAACATTAAAAATGGTATTATTACAGAAGCCTCAGAATATTCTGGAGACAAGATTTTAATTATAAAATCTTTAAATAATATAATAAATCCAAACAATAAAATCATTATGCTATTTAATTTATTACTTACTATTTCATACTTTTCTTTAGCAACATTATTTTCATACCATCTATAAACTGTTGGTGACCAAAAAGTAGCAAATGCTTGTTGTACTATTATTATAATACCAACTATTTTAAATGCTGCTGAATAAAGACCTATAGATTCAAAATCAGACCATGCTCTTAAAGCTATTTTATCCATAGAATTAAGTATCCAAGACATTATAGAAGCAGGAATTAAAGGCAATCCAAATAATATAATTTTTTTGAGCAATTTTTTATTAAATTTTAATTTATATTTCCAATCATTTATATTTATAAAAGTAGTTATTATTGATATGATAACTATCGATAAAAATTGCGATTGGATTACTCCTTTAAAATTTCTATTAAAAAAGACTAAATTAATAACAATAACACATAAAAGAATTAATTTATTTAATATTTCAATTAATGAATATAATTTGGCTTTTTCTTTCATCCTGATATTTAGTATATTAAATCTATAAATTACAGAAAAAGGCAAGGATAAAGCTAAAATATTTATTATTAGTTTTTCTTCAGAACCAAATAACAAATTAGATATTTGTTTGTAAAATATCAAGTAAATTATCATTACTATTAAAGAAAATATAAAAGGTATTATAAAAGAATTCCATAATAAATTTTTTTTATCTTCTTCAGCATTGTATTCTCTTACATAAGATTGATCGATTCCTAAATATATAAATAAAGAACTTAAACCATAAGCCATAGTATACATAGATGCTTTCCCGAGTTGAGTCGGATCTATAAGCCACGTTTGCACAGGTACTATTATAAAGCTTATAAAAGCTCCTATAATTGGTCCCAATGAAAACCCAGCTAATCTCTTTAAAAATGTATTTTTACTTTCCATTATATACCTCTACTATTTGTAATTTTTCTCATAAAAATCTAAATATTCGCCACTTATAACAGATTCCATCCACTCTTTATTATTCAAATACCAATCTATAGTCATTTTTATTCCTTGTTCAAACATAATAGTTGGTTCCCAATTAAGCTCTTCTTTTATTTTAGTTGGATCTATTCCATATCTTCTATCATGTCCAAGTCTATCTTTTACATATTTTATTAAATCTTCATTTATTTTTTTATCTCCTGTTTTTTCTTGAAGATAATTTATTAAATAATCTATTTCCGAACCAAAAATTACTCCTTTAGTAATAATTATATATTTTGAAGTTTCAAAAAAAATTTTATCATTTTCAAATTTTTTTATAGTTCTTCTTTCTAAATAATATTTGAAATTTTTTCATTTAATAAATTTGATTTTATTATTTCTCCAAAATTTTTTTTTTACTTTATTTATGTTTAATTCTCCTAAAAATCCTAGTATAAATTCACCTACTTAATTAAGATAGTCCGAAATTTCTAAATTTTTCATATTCTTTTAAAGTACTTTGATATTTATCCCATTCTCCTATATCAAACCAAGATTTTTCACTAACTGGAAAATAAGATACTTTTTCCTTGTTTTTTATTAATATTTCAATTAAATCTGTCATATTAAAAAATTTGTCCTCGGGTATATATTCAATAGCTTTTTTATTAATAATATACATGCCAGAATTAATCAAATAATTCCTATTAGGTTTTTCATTTATTTTTTTTACATTACCTTTATCATCATTTTCAATAACTCCATAAGGTATACTTTCATTTTTTAATACCCCTACTATTGTAAGAATGTTTTTATTTTCTTTATGATAACTCAACAATTCTATATAATCTTGATTTATTAAAATGTCACAATTAGTTATGAAACAATCTTCTTTAATATTTTTATTCATTAATCTTATACTACCTGCTGTTCCCAGAGGCTTATCTTCTTTAATATAATGAATTTTAACATCTTTTATTATTTTTTTTGATAAATAGTATTCTATTAATTCATGTTTATAATTAACAGATAAATGAAAATTATATATTCCATACTTAAGAAATTTTTCAAAAATAATTTCTAAAATAGTTTTTTCTCCAATTGGTATTAATGGTTTAGGAATAACATTAGTAATTGGTTTTAATCTTGTACCTTTTCCTCCAGCCATAATAATTACAGGAATATCAATTTTTTCATTATTTATATTAATTGTATTTCCAAATAATTCTTCCCAATAATATATTTTATATATTTCTCCATTATCTATAACTGGTAAAAATTCCATTCTGTATTTTAACATCATTTTTTTTATTTTTTCAAAACTATATGATTTTTTCGCAACTTTTATATCTTTTCTAGTAATTATATAAGCCGGACTACTTAAATCTATGTTATTTATTATAGCTCTTTGTATATCTCCTATGCTAACTAAAGAATAAAATTTATTATTTTTTTCTAAAATTAATAGTTTTCTATTAATTTTATCCATTCTTTTAATTACCTCTATAATAGTTGAATCATGAGCTATTTTAATAGAAATATCCATAAAAATCATTCCTTTTATATATCATAAGTTATTTTATAGTCTAATTCATCCATTAATGCTTTATTATCAACATTTAAATCTTTACTTCTATAAGAATTGTTATCTATAATTTTTTGTTTTAATTTTTTATTGTATTTTTTTTCTAATTTTTCTATTATTTCTTTTAAATTATAAGATTTTCCTTGTGCCACATTAATAGTTTTTTTTATTTCATTTTTACTCAATTTGAGAGATGCTTTGTAAATTATTTCTGCAACTTTTTCTAAATGCATATAA
Protein-coding sequences here:
- a CDS encoding lipopolysaccharide biosynthesis protein — encoded protein: MESKNTFLKRLAGFSLGPIIGAFISFIIVPVQTWLIDPTQLGKASMYTMAYGLSSLFIYLGIDQSYVREYNAEEDKKNLLWNSFIIPFIFSLIVMIIYLIFYKQISNLLFGSEEKLIINILALSLPFSVIYRFNILNIRMKEKAKLYSLIEILNKLILLCVIVINLVFFNRNFKGVIQSQFLSIVIISIITTFININDWKYKLKFNKKLLKKIILFGLPLIPASIMSWILNSMDKIALRAWSDFESIGLYSAAFKIVGIIIIVQQAFATFWSPTVYRWYENNVAKEKYEIVSNKLNSIMILLFGFIILFKDFIIKILSPEYSEASVIIPFLMFYPIMYTLSETTQMGISFSRKTYYNIIVTGVSGGINILGNYLLVPKYGALGASISTGISYIIFFWLRTIISRFLWVKLNIKRHIISTIMMIFFAFLSIMYNNFIINFFSFILIVIYTFKDIKSAFYYIKSIINFKIQKSSDK
- a CDS encoding sugar phosphate nucleotidyltransferase; protein product: MDISIKIAHDSTIIEVIKRMDKINRKLLILEKNNKFYSLVSIGDIQRAIINNIDLSSPAYIITRKDIKVAKKSYSFEKIKKMMLKYRMEFLPVIDNGEIYKIYYWEELFGNTININNEKIDIPVIIMAGGKGTRLKPITNVIPKPLIPIGEKTILEIIFEKFLKYGIYNFHLSVNYKHELIEYYLSKKIIKDVKIHYIKEDKPLGTAGSIRLMNKNIKEDCFITNCDILINQDYIELLSYHKENKNILTIVGVLKNESIPYGVIENDDKGNVKKINEKPNRNYLINSGMYIINKKAIEYIPEDKFFNMTDLIEILIKNKEKVSYFPVSEKSWFDIGEWDKYQSTLKEYEKFRNFGLS